From a region of the Alnus glutinosa chromosome 1, dhAlnGlut1.1, whole genome shotgun sequence genome:
- the LOC133865523 gene encoding uncharacterized protein LOC133865523 isoform X1, which produces MSQSMAKLESGSGPDGINKASQNNVIFVDTSLDTHLALLVSDSDTVSDLKKKILYEHPLCFPSIGKIQIHALKVKRKGNFYHLSDSMYVKSAFDGVKNSWFLCVDASCSVEHGENHNSCIPASKNMLDCSGIRNSTAFDRVDLPHDGPHKRGASNYDDSSLPLVGSNQNAKENVPIADKYGSSDSGKEVLKVKDAPIHGFGEDTSQQVIIVPESSLINAGREVPFDMRMGNKDIADEPCRSSSSNTSKRSVSEIKRTNNLSKETDVLEKHDNCILDKFKNDVDVQCNKSSEETSKSRSYAKRKRKIEKKSGDQDSLKEMRALTCNSNKEISKAESASQHSAGNKQKTNAILDSISTEPVEDAHLLETNSSTGKSKKRRKKSSNPLIQLASALPASGKDVGEENSRVTVGIKHKDSSGERTAESFPRQGVQGATTSELRGLSVEEKQSDSVHEVGGNDKLTSSLVQKQKTNATLDSLVPEAFKNVLLATDSSNGKKKRKKKSSNPLNRAVTSVPSSEKDVEEESSRVTGGINWKDSSKEPHAASVPGKGVQGVMTPEIHGIYQKQKQCDSLHEAGENDKVPSSLDLDMSETGAGNVKSKNNASKEEAAVGVARMRNSKDSHFADLKGHQAVGFKELTNLENNIELSRPENGVLNDDDNFESDQTDRVEEARESLHNRNSKRLLSKKFKLPVRVETDMDAKEVIATSKFLDGAGLVEHRKSSKKEKKKRKPEDSVGGTPTKAGIELVKSSEQDISSAEPQTKGKEISKTKTVSTSLLATVRETGDVNGDEMESLQQISKTQVNAENMDEKMRKKSKKKQNSTAKNLLDLQRKDQDVCHKDSADNQGEVEASSKMTNEKQGSGKKSQVGNYSTIQLQGDECAEHMHHTEKKLVKISRSEDLDLVGGTPIKSGIEHGKSSKQEIFSAEPLKTVNSDHSSEISKKEESIFSQTKEKEVSKTNTVSKSLLATGRDAGDVYGDEVQSLQKISKTRATTENMDEKMRKKSKKKQNSTAKDLLDVQTKAQDVDHKDPTPSADNQREVEASSKMTNEKQGSGGKSQAGNSSTIQLQGSLSKDECAEHMLHPEKKLLKVSRSGMKAPRSTKSDKFTSIPEDVRRRSVVNDSETSINSERKSEAFAVSKSNLGNSKNIVHQSKLVSEIQSGVGRGVRKNYVNDIGEVVNNSEQDKSLLAKSGAIFKDDSSGSSEDEDGMVNSDASTRTPSDNSVSSNYSDGESNANLNSPQNGSNDSKRKNRGQRSITKAFSSSGEKGMTLDTILRSSRRYKRAKLTATQSQQEDTESQPVHFVPDTQADL; this is translated from the exons AGAAAATTCTTTATGAACATCCACTGTGCTTTCCTAGCATTGGGAAGATACAAATTCATGCCTTAAAG GTAAAGCGCAAAGGAAACTTTTATCACTTATCAGATTCCATGTATGTAAAAAGTGCCTTTGATGGGGTCAAAAATAGTTGGTTTCTCTGTGTTGATGCTTCTTGTTCAGTGGAGCATGGCGAAAATCATAATTCCTGTATTCCTGCTTCTAAAAACATGTTAGACTGTTCTGGCATCAGGAATAGTACTGCATTTGATAGGGTTGATCTTCCTCATGATGGTCCTCACAAAAGGGGGGCATCCAATTATGATGATTCATCTCTGCCACTGGTTGGGAGCAACCAGAATGCAAAAGAGAATGTTCCCATTGCTGACAAGTATGGCTCAAGTGATTCTGGTAAAGAAGTTTTAAAAGTAAAAGATGCTCCAATTCATGGATTTGGCGAAGATACGTCACAACAAGTTATTATAGTCCCAGAAAGCTCTTTAATTAATGCAGGTAGAGAAGTTCCATTTGATATGAGGATGGGGAACAAAGATATTGCTGATGAACCTTGCAGAAGCTCATCTTCTAATACTAGTAAGAGGTCAGTTTCTGAAATAAAGAGGACTAATAATCTGAGCAAGGAGACTGATGTTTTAGAGAAACATGATAATTGCATACTGGACAAATTTAAGAATGACGTTGATGTGCAATGCAATAAGTCATCGGAAGAAACTTCAAAATCCAGATCTTATGCAAAGAGAAAGcgtaaaattgaaaagaaaagtggAGATCAAGATTCTTTAAAAGAAATGAGAGCTCTGACTTGTAATTCTAATAAAGAGATCTCCAAGGCAGAGAGTGCATCTCAGCACTCTGCAGGGAATAAACAGAAGACAAATGCCATCTTAGACAGTATTTCTACTGAGCCAGTGGAGGATGCCCATTTGTTAGAAACCAATTCAAGCACTGGGAAGAGtaagaaaaggagaaagaaatctTCAAATCCTCTTATTCAATTAGCTTCTGCACTTCCTGCTTCTGGGAAAGATGTTGGAGAAGAGAATTCTAGGGTCACTGTTGGAATTAAGCACAAGGATTCAAGTGGAGAACGTACTGCAGAATCTTTTCCTAGACAAGGTGTCCAGGGCGCGACAACTTCTGAACTTCGTGGACTATCTGTGGAGGAAAAGCAGAGTGATTCAGTCCATGAAGTGGGGGGAAATGATAAATTAACCTCTTCTTTAGTGCAGAAGCAGAAGACAAACGCCACACTAGACAGCTTAGTTCCTGAAGCATTCAAGAATGTATTGCTGGCAACTGACTCAAGCAAcgggaagaagaaaaggaaaaagaaatcttCAAATCCCCTTAATCGAGCAGTCACCTCTGTTCCTTCTTCTGAGAAAGATGTTGAGGAAGAAAGTTCCAGGGTCACTGGGGGAATTAACTGGAAGGATTCAAGTAAAGAACCACATGCAGCATCTGTTCCTGGAAAGGGTGTTCAGGGTGTAATGACTCCCGAAATTCATGGAATCTACCAGAAGCAAAAGCAGTGTGATTCCTTACATGAAGCGGGGGAAAATGACAAAGTGCCCTCTTCACTAG ATCTTGACATGAGTGAAACTGGGGCGGGCAATGTGAAAAGCAAAAATAATGCATCTAAAGAAGAAGCGGCAGTTGGAGTAGCAAGAATGAGAAACTCGAAGGATAGTCATTTTGCTGATCTGAAAGGCCATCAAGCTGTTGGGTTCAAAGAGCTTACTAATCTCGAAAACAACATTGAGCTTTCCAGGCCTGAGAATGGTGTCCTTAATGATGATGATAATTTTGAATCCGATCAGACTGATAGAGTTGAAGAGGCAAGAGAATCATTACATAATAGAAATTCTAAAAGATTGCTGTCAAAAAAGTTCAAACTGCCCGTTCGGGTTGAAACAGACATGGATGCTAAAGAAGTAATTGCCACTTCTAAATTTTTGGATGGTGCTGGACTTGTTGAGCATAGGAAATCtagtaagaaagaaaagaagaagagaaaacctGAGGATTCAGTTGGAGGAACACCAACTAAAGCAGGTATAGAGCTTGTTAAGAGTTCTGAACAGGACATATCTTCGGCAGAGCCTCAAACAAAGGGAAAGGAaatatcaaaaacaaaaacagttaGTACTTCTCTTTTGGCTACTGTTAGGGAAACTGGTGATGTCAATGGAGATGAGATGGAATCCTTGCAGcaaatcagcaaaactcaagtAAATGCAGAGAATATggatgagaaaatgagaaagaaatctaagaagaaacaaaattctACTGCGAAGAACCTTCTGGATTTGCAAAGAAAAGATCAAGATGTTTGTCATAAAGATTCCGCTGATAATCAAGGGGAGGTGGAAGCTTCATCTAAAATGACAAATGAAAAGCAAGGGAGTGGAAAAAAATCGCAAGTTGGCAACTATAGCACCATCCAGCTTCAAGGAGATGAATGTGCTGAGCACATGCATCACACTGAAAAGAAGCTTGTAAAAATTTCTAGAAGTGAGGATTTAGATTTAGTTGGAGGAACACCAATTAAATCAGGTATAGAGCATGGTAAAAGTTCTAAACAAGAAATATTTTCAGCAGAGCCTCTTAAAACTGTAAATAGTGATCATTCTAGTGAGATTTCTAAGAAGGAAGAAAGcattttttctcaaacaaaGGAAAAGGAAGTATCAAAAACAAACACGGTAAGTAAATCACTTTTGGCTACTGGTCGGGACGCTGGTGATGTTTATGGAGATGAGGTGCAATCCTTGCAGAAAATCAGCAAAACTCGAGCAACCACAGAGAATATggatgagaaaatgagaaagaaatccaagaagaaacaaaattctACTGCAAAGGACCTTTTGGATGTGCAAACAAAAGCTCAAGATGTTGATCATAAAGATCCTACACCTTCAGCTGATAATCAAAGGGAGGTGGAAGCTTCATCTAAAATGACAAATGAAAAGCAAGGGAGTGGAGGAAAATCTCAAGCTGGCAACTCTAGCACCATCCAACTGCAAGGATCACTATCAAAGGATGAATGTGCTGAGCACATGCTTCACCCTGAAAAGAAGCTTCTAAAAGTTTCTAGAAGTGGGATGAAAGCTCCACGATCCACTAAGTCGGATAAGTTCACTTCCATTCCTGAAGATGTGAGAAGGCGCAGTGTAGTCAATGATTCTGAGACCAGTATCAATTCAGAGAGAAAAAGTGAAGCTTTTGCTGTATCAAAGTCTAACTTGggaaattctaaaaatatagtTCACCAAAGTAAATTAGTTAGTGAGATTCAATCAGGTGTTGGCCGGGGTGttagaaaaaattatgttaatgaCATTGGGGAAGTTGTAAATAACTCGGAACAAGACAAGAGCTTATTAGCTAAATCAGGAGCAATTTTTAAGGATGATAGTAGTGGGAGTTCTGAAGACGAAGATGGAATGGTCAATTCCGATGCCAGCACCAGAACTCCATCTGATAATTCAGTTTCATCCAACTACTCTGATGGGGAAAGCAATGCAAATCTGAACTCACCACAAAATG GATCTAATGACTCAAAAAGAAAGAACCGCGGTCAAAGAAGCATCACAAAAGCATT CAGCTCTTCAGGTGAAAAGGGTATGACATTAGATACAATCCTTAGAAGTTCCAGAAGATACAAGAGGGCTAAACTAACAGCTACTCAGTCACAGCAGGAGGACACTGAAAGCCAGCCTGTTCATTTTGTTCCAGACACTCAGGCTGACCTGTAA
- the LOC133865523 gene encoding uncharacterized protein LOC133865523 isoform X2 has protein sequence MSQSMAKLESGSGPDGINKASQNNVIFVDTSLDTHLALLVSDSDTVSDLKKKILYEHPLCFPSIGKIQIHALKVKRKGNFYHLSDSMYVKSAFDGVKNSWFLCVDASCSVEHGENHNSCIPASKNMLDCSGIRNSTAFDRVDLPHDGPHKRGASNYDDSSLPLVGSNQNAKENVPIADKYGSSDSGKEVLKVKDAPIHGFGEDTSQQVIIVPESSLINAGREVPFDMRMGNKDIADEPCRSSSSNTSKRSVSEIKRTNNLSKETDVLEKHDNCILDKFKNDVDVQCNKSSEETSKSRSYAKRKRKIEKKSGDQDSLKEMRALTCNSNKEISKAESASQHSAGNKQKTNAILDSISTEPVEDAHLLETNSSTGKSKKRRKKSSNPLIQLASALPASGKDVGEENSRVTVGIKHKDSSGERTAESFPRQGVQGATTSELRGLSVEEKQSDSVHEVGGNDKLTSSLVQKQKTNATLDSLVPEAFKNVLLATDSSNGKKKRKKKSSNPLNRAVTSVPSSEKDVEEESSRVTGGINWKDSSKEPHAASVPGKGVQGVMTPEIHGIYQKQKQCDSLHEAGENDKVPSSLDLDMSETGAGNVKSKNNASKEEAAVGVARMRNSKDSHFADLKGHQAVGFKELTNLENNIELSRPENGVLNDDDNFESDQTDRVEEARESLHNRNSKRLLSKKFKLPVRVETDMDAKEVIATSKFLDGAGLVEHRKSSKKEKKKRKPEDSVGGTPTKAGIELVKSSEQDISSAEPQTKGKEISKTKTVSTSLLATVRETGDVNGDEMESLQQISKTQVNAENMDEKMRKKSKKKQNSTAKNLLDLQRKDQDVCHKDSADNQGEVEASSKMTNEKQGSGKKSQVGNYSTIQLQGDECAEHMHHTEKKLVKISRSEDLDLVGGTPIKSGIEHGKSSKQEIFSAEPLKTVNSDHSSEISKKEESIFSQTKEKEVSKTNTVSKSLLATGRDAGDVYGDEVQSLQKISKTRATTENMDEKMRKKSKKKQNSTAKDLLDVQTKAQDVDHKDPTPSADNQREVEASSKMTNEKQGSGGKSQAGNSSTIQLQGSLSKDECAEHMLHPEKKLLKVSRSGMKAPRSTKSDKFTSIPEDVRRRSVVNDSETSINSERKSEAFAVSKSNLGNSKNIVHQSKLVSEIQSGVGRGVRKNYVNDIGEVVNNSEQDKSLLAKSGAIFKDDSSGSSEDEDGMVNSDASTRTPSDNSVSSNYSDGESNANLNSPQNGSNDSKRKNRGQRSITKAFSSGEKGMTLDTILRSSRRYKRAKLTATQSQQEDTESQPVHFVPDTQADL, from the exons AGAAAATTCTTTATGAACATCCACTGTGCTTTCCTAGCATTGGGAAGATACAAATTCATGCCTTAAAG GTAAAGCGCAAAGGAAACTTTTATCACTTATCAGATTCCATGTATGTAAAAAGTGCCTTTGATGGGGTCAAAAATAGTTGGTTTCTCTGTGTTGATGCTTCTTGTTCAGTGGAGCATGGCGAAAATCATAATTCCTGTATTCCTGCTTCTAAAAACATGTTAGACTGTTCTGGCATCAGGAATAGTACTGCATTTGATAGGGTTGATCTTCCTCATGATGGTCCTCACAAAAGGGGGGCATCCAATTATGATGATTCATCTCTGCCACTGGTTGGGAGCAACCAGAATGCAAAAGAGAATGTTCCCATTGCTGACAAGTATGGCTCAAGTGATTCTGGTAAAGAAGTTTTAAAAGTAAAAGATGCTCCAATTCATGGATTTGGCGAAGATACGTCACAACAAGTTATTATAGTCCCAGAAAGCTCTTTAATTAATGCAGGTAGAGAAGTTCCATTTGATATGAGGATGGGGAACAAAGATATTGCTGATGAACCTTGCAGAAGCTCATCTTCTAATACTAGTAAGAGGTCAGTTTCTGAAATAAAGAGGACTAATAATCTGAGCAAGGAGACTGATGTTTTAGAGAAACATGATAATTGCATACTGGACAAATTTAAGAATGACGTTGATGTGCAATGCAATAAGTCATCGGAAGAAACTTCAAAATCCAGATCTTATGCAAAGAGAAAGcgtaaaattgaaaagaaaagtggAGATCAAGATTCTTTAAAAGAAATGAGAGCTCTGACTTGTAATTCTAATAAAGAGATCTCCAAGGCAGAGAGTGCATCTCAGCACTCTGCAGGGAATAAACAGAAGACAAATGCCATCTTAGACAGTATTTCTACTGAGCCAGTGGAGGATGCCCATTTGTTAGAAACCAATTCAAGCACTGGGAAGAGtaagaaaaggagaaagaaatctTCAAATCCTCTTATTCAATTAGCTTCTGCACTTCCTGCTTCTGGGAAAGATGTTGGAGAAGAGAATTCTAGGGTCACTGTTGGAATTAAGCACAAGGATTCAAGTGGAGAACGTACTGCAGAATCTTTTCCTAGACAAGGTGTCCAGGGCGCGACAACTTCTGAACTTCGTGGACTATCTGTGGAGGAAAAGCAGAGTGATTCAGTCCATGAAGTGGGGGGAAATGATAAATTAACCTCTTCTTTAGTGCAGAAGCAGAAGACAAACGCCACACTAGACAGCTTAGTTCCTGAAGCATTCAAGAATGTATTGCTGGCAACTGACTCAAGCAAcgggaagaagaaaaggaaaaagaaatcttCAAATCCCCTTAATCGAGCAGTCACCTCTGTTCCTTCTTCTGAGAAAGATGTTGAGGAAGAAAGTTCCAGGGTCACTGGGGGAATTAACTGGAAGGATTCAAGTAAAGAACCACATGCAGCATCTGTTCCTGGAAAGGGTGTTCAGGGTGTAATGACTCCCGAAATTCATGGAATCTACCAGAAGCAAAAGCAGTGTGATTCCTTACATGAAGCGGGGGAAAATGACAAAGTGCCCTCTTCACTAG ATCTTGACATGAGTGAAACTGGGGCGGGCAATGTGAAAAGCAAAAATAATGCATCTAAAGAAGAAGCGGCAGTTGGAGTAGCAAGAATGAGAAACTCGAAGGATAGTCATTTTGCTGATCTGAAAGGCCATCAAGCTGTTGGGTTCAAAGAGCTTACTAATCTCGAAAACAACATTGAGCTTTCCAGGCCTGAGAATGGTGTCCTTAATGATGATGATAATTTTGAATCCGATCAGACTGATAGAGTTGAAGAGGCAAGAGAATCATTACATAATAGAAATTCTAAAAGATTGCTGTCAAAAAAGTTCAAACTGCCCGTTCGGGTTGAAACAGACATGGATGCTAAAGAAGTAATTGCCACTTCTAAATTTTTGGATGGTGCTGGACTTGTTGAGCATAGGAAATCtagtaagaaagaaaagaagaagagaaaacctGAGGATTCAGTTGGAGGAACACCAACTAAAGCAGGTATAGAGCTTGTTAAGAGTTCTGAACAGGACATATCTTCGGCAGAGCCTCAAACAAAGGGAAAGGAaatatcaaaaacaaaaacagttaGTACTTCTCTTTTGGCTACTGTTAGGGAAACTGGTGATGTCAATGGAGATGAGATGGAATCCTTGCAGcaaatcagcaaaactcaagtAAATGCAGAGAATATggatgagaaaatgagaaagaaatctaagaagaaacaaaattctACTGCGAAGAACCTTCTGGATTTGCAAAGAAAAGATCAAGATGTTTGTCATAAAGATTCCGCTGATAATCAAGGGGAGGTGGAAGCTTCATCTAAAATGACAAATGAAAAGCAAGGGAGTGGAAAAAAATCGCAAGTTGGCAACTATAGCACCATCCAGCTTCAAGGAGATGAATGTGCTGAGCACATGCATCACACTGAAAAGAAGCTTGTAAAAATTTCTAGAAGTGAGGATTTAGATTTAGTTGGAGGAACACCAATTAAATCAGGTATAGAGCATGGTAAAAGTTCTAAACAAGAAATATTTTCAGCAGAGCCTCTTAAAACTGTAAATAGTGATCATTCTAGTGAGATTTCTAAGAAGGAAGAAAGcattttttctcaaacaaaGGAAAAGGAAGTATCAAAAACAAACACGGTAAGTAAATCACTTTTGGCTACTGGTCGGGACGCTGGTGATGTTTATGGAGATGAGGTGCAATCCTTGCAGAAAATCAGCAAAACTCGAGCAACCACAGAGAATATggatgagaaaatgagaaagaaatccaagaagaaacaaaattctACTGCAAAGGACCTTTTGGATGTGCAAACAAAAGCTCAAGATGTTGATCATAAAGATCCTACACCTTCAGCTGATAATCAAAGGGAGGTGGAAGCTTCATCTAAAATGACAAATGAAAAGCAAGGGAGTGGAGGAAAATCTCAAGCTGGCAACTCTAGCACCATCCAACTGCAAGGATCACTATCAAAGGATGAATGTGCTGAGCACATGCTTCACCCTGAAAAGAAGCTTCTAAAAGTTTCTAGAAGTGGGATGAAAGCTCCACGATCCACTAAGTCGGATAAGTTCACTTCCATTCCTGAAGATGTGAGAAGGCGCAGTGTAGTCAATGATTCTGAGACCAGTATCAATTCAGAGAGAAAAAGTGAAGCTTTTGCTGTATCAAAGTCTAACTTGggaaattctaaaaatatagtTCACCAAAGTAAATTAGTTAGTGAGATTCAATCAGGTGTTGGCCGGGGTGttagaaaaaattatgttaatgaCATTGGGGAAGTTGTAAATAACTCGGAACAAGACAAGAGCTTATTAGCTAAATCAGGAGCAATTTTTAAGGATGATAGTAGTGGGAGTTCTGAAGACGAAGATGGAATGGTCAATTCCGATGCCAGCACCAGAACTCCATCTGATAATTCAGTTTCATCCAACTACTCTGATGGGGAAAGCAATGCAAATCTGAACTCACCACAAAATG GATCTAATGACTCAAAAAGAAAGAACCGCGGTCAAAGAAGCATCACAAAAGCATT CTCTTCAGGTGAAAAGGGTATGACATTAGATACAATCCTTAGAAGTTCCAGAAGATACAAGAGGGCTAAACTAACAGCTACTCAGTCACAGCAGGAGGACACTGAAAGCCAGCCTGTTCATTTTGTTCCAGACACTCAGGCTGACCTGTAA
- the LOC133865541 gene encoding uncharacterized protein LOC133865541, which translates to MKTTQTKPPILRKCFLLSLLLSLPFFLVLLSLQPKHHHQNTTDPPPEKQSYGSGDLKIRPGYPSYKSYIQRQLKKTLNPKLRELWTTRDWDRKIRVFAIFFQDLKQKRLLSNESKALCIGARVGQEVEALRRIGVSDSVGIDLVPSPPLVMRGDFHNQPFDNETFDFEFSNVFDHALYPDRFVAEIERTLKPGGVCVLHVALSRRSDKYSANDIYSVKPLVEMFKGSEVVHIRGVDGFGLDTEVVFRKKRPIPRS; encoded by the coding sequence ATGAAAACCACGCAAACAAAACCACCAATACTCAGAAAAtgcttccttctctctctcctcctatctcttcctttctttctcgtCCTCCTCTCTCTCCAACCCAAACACCACCACCAGAACACCACCGACCCACCACCGGAAAAACAGAGTTACGGCTCCGGAGACCTCAAAATACGTCCCGGATACCCCTCCTACAAGTCCTACATACAGCGGCAACTCAAGAAGACCCTCAATCCTAAACTCAGAGAACTATGGACAACCCGTGACTGGGATCGGAAAATCCGAGTCTTTGCAATATTCTTCCAAGATTTAAAGCAAAAGCGGCTTCTCTCCAACGAGTCGAAAGCGCTCTGTATTGGTGCCAGAGTCGGTCAAGAGGTGGAGGCCCTGAGGCGTATCGGCGTGTCTGACTCGGTGGGGATCGATTTGGTGCCGAGTCCTCCGCTTGTGATGAGAGGAGACTTTCACAACCAGCCCTTCGACAACGAGACCTTCGACTTCGAGTTCTCCAACGTGTTCGATCACGCGCTGTACCCGGACAGGTTCGTTGCAGAGATTGAACGGACGTTGAAGCCCGGAGGGGTATGCGTGTTACACGTGGCGCTGTCTAGACGGTCGGATAAGTACTCGGCTAATGATATTTACAGTGTTAAACCGTTGGTGGAGATGTTCAAGGGGTCGGAGGTTGTCCATATTCGTGGAGTTGATGGATTCGGATTGGACACCGAGGTCGTGTTCAGGAAAAAGAGACCGATCCCACGGTCCTGA
- the LOC133865548 gene encoding photosystem II reaction center proteins PsbY, chloroplastic: MAATIATMAMLNSKCLSNSSTKMASTAKPTPKLQNLPKGLAFSKPIENPSLSTSLTSTAIAGAIFSTLSACDPALAAQQIAEIAEGGDNRGLALLLPLIPAIAWVLFNILQPALNQIERMRSTKGLIIGLGLGGLAASGFMSTPHASASELAMIADASSSDSRGQLLLIVVTPAILWVLYNILQPALNQINKMRSG, encoded by the coding sequence ATGGCAGCAACTATAGCCACAATGGCCATGCTCAACTCCAAGTGCTTGAGCAACAGCTCCACCAAAATGGCCAGTACCGCCAAGCCAACCCCGAAGCTTCAGAACCTCCCAAAAGGCCTTGCCTTCTCTAAACCTATTGAAAATCCCAGTTTGTCGACTTCCCTAACAAGCACTGCCATTGCCGGAGCCATCTTTTCGACCCTAAGCGCTTGTGACCCGGCCTTGGCTGCCCAACAAATCGCCGAGATAGCCGAAGGCGGTGATAACCGTGGCCTGGCTCTCTTGCTTCCCCTTATTCCAGCCATAGCTTGGGTGCTCTTCAACATCCTCCAGCCAGCTCTGAACCAAATCGAACGCATGCGTAGCACCAAGGGGCTCATCATCGGGCTCGGGCTCGGTGGGTTGGCGGCATCTGGATTCATGTCAACTCCCCATGCATCAGCTAGTGAGCTTGCCATGATTGCCGATGCTTCTTCGAGCGACAGCAGGGGACAGCTTCTTCTCATCGTTGTTACTCCGGCCATTCTTTGGGTCCTCTACAATATTCTACAACCGGCCTTGAACCAGATCAACAAGATGAGGTCCGGGTGA